CACAAGTCCACGGCCTTCCGTCTCCTCGGCGCCCTGGAGGCGCGCGGTCTGGTGGAGCAGGCCGGCGAGCGCGGCAAGTACCGGCTCGGCTTCGGCATCGTGCGCCTGGCCGGCGCGGTCACGGGGCGTATCGACATCACGCAGCAGGGCCGTCCCGTCTGCGAGCGGCTGGCCGAGGAGATCGGCGAGACCGTCAACATCGCCGTGATGCAGGAGCATTACGCGATCAACCTGTACCAGGTGCGCGGCCCGGGGGCCGTCACCGCGCACAACTGGGTGGGCCAGCTGACCCCCCTGCACGCCACGTCGAGCGGCAAGATCCTGCTGGCCCACCTGCCGGCGAAGGAACGCGCCGAACTGCTGTCCACCGTGGGCATGAAGAAGGTCACCCCGCACACCATCACCGCGAAGACGAAGCTGGAGAAGAACCTCGTCGCCGCACGGGAGCGGGGCTACGCCTTCACCCTGGAGGAGTTGGAGATCGGCCTGCACGCCATGGCCGCACCCGTTCGCAACCGGGACGGCGACGTCATCGCCGCCCTCAGCGCCTCCGGGCCCTCCTACCGGTTCACCGAGGAGCGCCTGCACGAGATGTCCCCGGTGCTGCTCAAGGGCGCGGCCGAGATCAGCCACCGGATGGGCTTCCTGGGCTGATTCACCCCTGAGGGGTGCCGAGGCGCTCGTTCACCCAGTCGTGGAACGCGCCGATGTGGTGCTCACTGGGCACCAGCACACCGCCCTTGGCGTACAGCCGGGAGCTCATGCCGGGCTGGGTCCGCTCACAGGCCTCGAAGTCCTGGAGGTTGACCCGGTCGAAGAGTTCCACGGACCGGCTGACGTCCTTGCCGCTCTCGACGACGTGCGGCAGATACAGCCAGTCGCACTCGACGATCGTGCGGTCCACGGACACCGGGTACATCCGGTGGAAGATCACGTGGTCGGGTACGAGGTTGATGAAGACCTGCGGCCGGACGGTGATCGCGTAGTAGCGGCGGTCCTGGTCCTCGGCGACACCGGGAATACGGTCCAGACCCTCGGAACCGTCCACGGTGAACCCCCGCACCTCCTCACCGAACTCCGCGCCATGGCCCACGTAGTACTGGGCGGCGTACCCGTCCGCGAACTCCGGCAGCACCTCGGTCAGTTCGGGATGGATCGTGGCACAGTGGTAGCACTCCATGAAGTTCTCGATGATGAGCTTCCAGTTCGCCTGCACGTCGTACGTGATCCGGCGGCCCACCGAGAGGTTGCCGATGTCGTAGCGCTCGATCGACTCGACGTCGCCCAGGCGGGCGATGACCTCACCGATGACGTCCTCCTCGAAGGACGGCGGGTTCTCCGCGAGACAGACCCAGACATACCCGAGCCATTCCCGTACGGCGACGCTCACCAGGCCGTACTCGGTACGGCCCACATCGGGCATCTTGGTGAGGTTGGGCGCGGCGACGAGCTTGCCGTCCAGGCCGTACGTCCAGGCGTGGTAGGGGCACTGGAAGGCCCGCTTGACCTCGCCGGACTCCTCGGTGCAGAGCTTGGCCCCGCGGTGTCGGCAGACGTTGAAGTACGCGCGGATCGAGTTGTCCCGGGCCCGGGTGACGAGGATGCTCTCGCGGCCCACGTCGACGGTGCGGAAGGCACCGGGCTTCGCCAGCTCGGAGGCGCGCGCGACACAGAACCACATGGTCTCGAATATGTGCTCCTGCTCCTGGGCGAAGACCACCGGATCGGTGTAGGAGGAGCCGGGAAGAGTGGCGATCAGGCTGTCGGGCAGGCTGGTCGAGGTCACGGGGCACTCCTCGGGGAACGTCGCGGAGGGATCATGCGGGCGCCGGGAGGAACGACTCCGGTCGGCGTTGTGTATGGAGCAACGCTGCGCGCTGTGGGCAACCGCAGCATGGGGTGACGCCAGGGTGGTGTCAAGATGTGGTGGCGGCAAGTTCCTTGCGCACCCGCGTGAACAGCCGCGGCTGGTTCATCCCGAGCACGGCGATCGGCCGGCCGGCGCGCCGGTAGACGGCGAGGACGTCGCGGTCGTCGGCCGCGCCCGCCTCGACGGTGACGCTGTCGGCCTCGGCCGCGTTGCCGGCGAACTGGATGCGGACGCCGTACTGGTCCGACCAGAAGTACGGCGGCCTGGGTACGCCCGGCTCGACCGCGCCCCCCGCCAGCAGGGTGGCGACGGCGGCGTCCGGGCGCTCGCGCGCGCCGGTCCAGTGCTCCACACGGCGGTGGCGGCCCGCACGGGGGTCGTACCAGTTGGCGCAGTCGCCGACCGCGACCACGGAGGCCAGGCTGGTACGGCCGTCGGCGCCGCACTTCACCCCGTTGTCCAGCGCGATGCCGGAACCCGCGAGCCACTCGACGCACGGGCGGGCCCCGACGCCGACGACGACGATGTCGGCGGGGACGCTGCGGCCGTCCTCCAGCAGGACGGCGTCGACCCGGTCCTCGCCGCTCAGTCCCTTCACCCCCACGCCGCACAACAGCCGTACGCCGTGGTCGGCGTGGAGGCCGGAGACCACGGCGCCCATGGTGTCGCCGAGCGGTCCGGCGAGCGGGGTCGACGCCGCCTCCACGACGGTCACCTCAAGGCCGAGGGCGCAGGCGGTGGAGGCGACCTCGGCGCCGATGAAACCGCCGCCGATCACCACCAGGCGTCCGCCGCGGGCCAGTTCGTCCCGCAGGGCGCGGGCGTCGTCCAGGGTGCGCAGGGTGTGGACTCCGGCCAGGCCCTCGGAGCCGGGCAGGTTCCGCGCCACGGCACCCGTGGCGATGACGAAGCCGTCGGCACGCACCTCACGTCCGTCGGCGAGGCGGACGGCTCGCCCGGTGTGGTCGAGAGCGGTGACGCGGGTGCCGAGCAGCCACTCGGCCGCCAGGTCCTCGTCCTGCGTCTCCAGGGCGAGTTCGGCCTCGCCGACGGTGCCGGCCAGGAACTCCTTGGAGAGCGGGGGCCGGTCGTAGGGACGGTGCGGTTCGTCGCCGATGACGACCAGGCGCCCGTCGAAGCCCTGCTTGCGCAGGGAGCGCGCCGCCGAGAGGCCGGCGAGAGAGGCGCCGACCACGGCGACGGTCCTCACGCGGGACCTCCGGCGAGCCGGGCGGAGATGCAGGGCGGCAGGTTGGGGGCCTCCGTGGAGAGCCGGACGTAGATCATGCCGTCCTCGACGGCGACCTCGTGCGTCCGGACCGGAAGCTTGGCCGGCGGGGAGTCGACCGCGCCGGTGCGCAGGTCGAACTTGGAGGCATGCAGCGGGCATTCCACCTCGCAGCCCTCCAGCCAGCCGTCGGCGAGCGAGGCGTCCTGGTGGGTGCAGGTGTCATCGATGGCGAAGACCTCGCCGTCGTCGGTGTGGAACACCGACACCGGCGGGTCGATGTCGAGCCGGAAGGCCTCACCTCGCGGAAGATCCGCGAGACGGCACGCGGGAATCATCATGACACCTCGGGTGCGTATAACGAAACGGTTTGCGGTAAGCGCAACATCAGTCTGGAGTCGCCCAGAACCCTTGTCAAGACATCCAGAGGCCCCTCCGAGTCCCTCGCATCGTTGCGTTATTCAAACCCCACCTCACATAGAACAACAGAAGCCCGGTCGGGGTCATGGCCGCACAGGGGGGTGCCGTGACCCCCGCCCCTGCGGTCTCCGCGCTGATCAGCCGGCGACGACCGCGCCGGAGGGCACTGAAGGCGATGGCGAGACCCACCACCCGATCACCCCGGGACGCGCCGTTCCCGGAACACGACGACGAGCCGTGGCCGGGGGATGCCCCGGCCACGGCTCGTCCGTCACGCTCCGCGGGCTACGCCGACGCGGCCGCGGCCCTCCCCGGCGTCAGAGGACCACCACCGAGCGCAGGACGTCGCCGCCGTGCATCCGCTCGAAGGCCTTCTCGACCTCGTCGAGCGCGATGGTCTCCGTGACGAAGGTGTCCAGGTCAAGACGGTTCTGCAGGAAGAGGTCGATCAGCATGGGGAAGTCGCGGTCGGGCAGGCAGTCGCCGTACCAGGAGGACTTCAGGGCGCCGCCGCGGCCGAAGACGTCGAGGAGGGGGAGTTCGAGTTTCATCTCCGGGGTGGGGACGCCGACGAGGACGACCGTGCCGGCCAGGTCGCGGGCGTAGAAGGCCTGCTTGTAGGTCTCGGGGCGGCCGACCGCCTCGATGACGACATCGGCACCGAAGCCGCCGGTCAGCTCACGGATCGCCTCGACCGGGTCGGTCTCGCGGGAGTTGACGGAGTGGGTCGCGCCCAGTTTCCTGGCGGTCTCCAGCTTGAGGTCGTCGATGTCGACCGCGATGATCTTCGCGGCGCCCGCCAGCTCGGATCCGACGACCGCCGCGGCCCCGACTCCGCCGCAGCCGATGACGGCGACCGTGTCTCCCCTGCCGACGTTCCCCGTGTTGATCGCGGCGCCGATGCCCGCCATCACCCCGCAGCCCAGCAGCCCGGCGACGGCCGGCGACGCGGCCCGGTCGACCTTGGTGCACTGGCCGGCGGCGACGAGGGTCTTCTCCGCGAAGGCGCCGATGCCCAGCGCGGGAGCCAGCTCGGTACCGTCGAGCAGGGTCATCTTCTGCTTCGCGTTGTGGGTGGCGAAGCAGTACCAGGGGCGACCACGTCGACACGCCCGGCAACTACCGCACACCGCACGCCAGTTGAGGATGACGAAGTCACCGGGGGCGACATCCGTGACCCCCTCCCCCACCGCCTCCACCACACCCGCGGCCTCATGGCCGAGCAGGAAGGGGAAGTCGTCGTTGATCCCGCCCTCCCGGTAGTGCAGATCGGTGTGGCACACCCCGCAGGCCTCGACCTTCACCAGCGCCTCGCCCGGGCCGGGGTCCGGCACGACGATCGTTTCCAGACTGACGGGGGCGCCCTTGCCCCGCGCGACGACAGCACGGACCTGGTGAGCCATGGCCACTCCTCGGCTGGTACGAGACCTGAGTCTGATGTTTCTCATCGCGGCACGCATAGCGCGTACCGCAACACAGCATCGTGGAGTGCCGACCGGGGGTCAAGGAGTCGCACGGTCGTCGGCGCCGCTCCGGCGCTACGCCGTCCGTTCCTCGTCGGGGAGGGCCTGCTCGGCCCAGATGGTCTTGCCCGTGCGGGTGTGGCGGCTGCCCCAGCGCTGGGTCAGCTGCGCGACGAGGAGGAGGCCGCGGCCGCCCTCGTCGAAGGCGCGGGCCCGGCGCATGTGTGGAGCGGTGGCGCTGGAGTCCGAGACCTCGCAGATGAGGGTCGCCTCGCGGATCAGCCGCAGCTGGATCGGGGACCCGCCGTAGCGGATGGCGTTGGTGACCAGCTCGCTGACGACGAGTTCGGTGACGAAGGAGAGGTCCTCCAGCTGCCAGGCGGCGAGCTGGTCGCAGGCCAGTTTGCGGGCCTGCCCCACGAACGCGGGATCGGCCGGGACGTCCCAGACCGCGACCCGGTCGGCGTCCAGTGCCCGGGTCCGGGCCAGCAGCAGGGCCACGTCGTCGACGGGGCGGTCCGTCAGCAGGCTCGCCAGGACTCCGTCGCAGGTCTCCTCCAGCGGACGGGCCGTGCCGCGGAGAGCCTGGCGCAGCCGTGCGAGTCCGTCGTCCAGGTCGCGTCCGGCCCCCTGGACGAGGCCGTCGGTGTAGAGGGCGAACACGCTGCCCTCGGGGACGTCGAACTCCGCGGTCTCGAAGGGCAGACCGCCCACGCCCAGCGGGGGCCCGATCGGCAGGTCGAGGAAGGCCGCCTCGCCGTCCGGGGTGATCAGGGCCGGTGGCGGGTGGCCGGCCCGGGCCATGGAACAGCGGCGCGCGACAGGGTCGTACACGGCGTACAGACAGGTGGCCCCGATCTCGCCCGGGCTCTCCGCGTCCTCGGCCTCGTCCGTGGTCAGCTCGGACTCCAGCCGCAGCACGATGTCGTCGAGCTGGGTGAGCAGCTCGTCCGGAGCCAGGTCGACGTCGGCCAGGGTGCGCACGGCCGTCCGGAGCCGTCCCATGGTGGCGGACGCCTGTACGCCGTGGCCGACGACATCGCCCACGACCAGCCCCACTCGGGCGCCGGACAGCGGGATGACGTCGAACCAGTCGCCGCCGATGCCGGCGCGGGTACTGGCCGGCCGATAGCGGGAGGCGACCTCGACGGCCGCCTGCCGGGGCGCGCGGTGGGGCAGGAGACTGCGTTGCAGTTCCAGGGCGATGGCGCGTTCGCGGGTGTAGCGGCGGGCGTTGTCGACGCAGACGGCGGCGTGGGCGGCGAGTTCCTCGGCCAGCAGCAGGTCGTCCTCGCCGAAGGGCTCGGCCGTGCGGTGGCGGGAGAGGATCGACAGGCCGAGGGTGAGGCCGCGGGCGCGCAGGGGCACGGCCATGATCGAGTGGATGCCGTAGGTCTCGATGCTGCGGGCCCGCTCCCGTGAGCCCCCCGCCCACCGCAGCCCGGTGACGTCGTCGACCTCGTACAGCAGGGCACGGCCGGTGGCCAGCGCGCGGCCCGACGGCGAGCCCTCGTCGTAGCTGTGTCTGCTGCCGACCGGGATGACGGCCTCGGGGCAGCCCTCCAGCACGGACCGGTGGGCGGCGCGGCGGAAGACCAGGGGACCGGCGTCGGGCGAGGGGGCGGCCTCCTCACCGGCGAGCACCGAGTCCAGCAGGTCCACGATGATGAAGTCGGCGAGATGGTCCGTGCACACCTCGGCGAGTTCCTCGGCAGTGCGGGTCACGTCGAGGGTGGAGCCGATCCGGTTGCTGGACTCGTTGAGCATGCTCAGGCGTCGGCGGGCCAGGAACTGCTCCGTGCTGTCGATCGCCGCCAGGCACATGCCCCGTACGTCGCCGGAGGCGTCCTTCAACGGGCTGAGGGAGACCAGCCACGCGTGCTCGTTCGCCTCGCCCGGCG
The DNA window shown above is from Streptomyces akebiae and carries:
- a CDS encoding IclR family transcriptional regulator: MSNYSLDTETSNSHGGSGGVQSVDRAISVLEILAQRGEAGVSEVAAEIEVHKSTAFRLLGALEARGLVEQAGERGKYRLGFGIVRLAGAVTGRIDITQQGRPVCERLAEEIGETVNIAVMQEHYAINLYQVRGPGAVTAHNWVGQLTPLHATSSGKILLAHLPAKERAELLSTVGMKKVTPHTITAKTKLEKNLVAARERGYAFTLEELEIGLHAMAAPVRNRDGDVIAALSASGPSYRFTEERLHEMSPVLLKGAAEISHRMGFLG
- a CDS encoding aromatic ring-hydroxylating oxygenase subunit alpha, with product MTSTSLPDSLIATLPGSSYTDPVVFAQEQEHIFETMWFCVARASELAKPGAFRTVDVGRESILVTRARDNSIRAYFNVCRHRGAKLCTEESGEVKRAFQCPYHAWTYGLDGKLVAAPNLTKMPDVGRTEYGLVSVAVREWLGYVWVCLAENPPSFEEDVIGEVIARLGDVESIERYDIGNLSVGRRITYDVQANWKLIIENFMECYHCATIHPELTEVLPEFADGYAAQYYVGHGAEFGEEVRGFTVDGSEGLDRIPGVAEDQDRRYYAITVRPQVFINLVPDHVIFHRMYPVSVDRTIVECDWLYLPHVVESGKDVSRSVELFDRVNLQDFEACERTQPGMSSRLYAKGGVLVPSEHHIGAFHDWVNERLGTPQG
- a CDS encoding NAD(P)/FAD-dependent oxidoreductase; its protein translation is MRTVAVVGASLAGLSAARSLRKQGFDGRLVVIGDEPHRPYDRPPLSKEFLAGTVGEAELALETQDEDLAAEWLLGTRVTALDHTGRAVRLADGREVRADGFVIATGAVARNLPGSEGLAGVHTLRTLDDARALRDELARGGRLVVIGGGFIGAEVASTACALGLEVTVVEAASTPLAGPLGDTMGAVVSGLHADHGVRLLCGVGVKGLSGEDRVDAVLLEDGRSVPADIVVVGVGARPCVEWLAGSGIALDNGVKCGADGRTSLASVVAVGDCANWYDPRAGRHRRVEHWTGARERPDAAVATLLAGGAVEPGVPRPPYFWSDQYGVRIQFAGNAAEADSVTVEAGAADDRDVLAVYRRAGRPIAVLGMNQPRLFTRVRKELAATTS
- a CDS encoding bifunctional 3-phenylpropionate/cinnamic acid dioxygenase ferredoxin subunit, with the protein product MMIPACRLADLPRGEAFRLDIDPPVSVFHTDDGEVFAIDDTCTHQDASLADGWLEGCEVECPLHASKFDLRTGAVDSPPAKLPVRTHEVAVEDGMIYVRLSTEAPNLPPCISARLAGGPA
- a CDS encoding S-(hydroxymethyl)mycothiol dehydrogenase, whose amino-acid sequence is MAHQVRAVVARGKGAPVSLETIVVPDPGPGEALVKVEACGVCHTDLHYREGGINDDFPFLLGHEAAGVVEAVGEGVTDVAPGDFVILNWRAVCGSCRACRRGRPWYCFATHNAKQKMTLLDGTELAPALGIGAFAEKTLVAAGQCTKVDRAASPAVAGLLGCGVMAGIGAAINTGNVGRGDTVAVIGCGGVGAAAVVGSELAGAAKIIAVDIDDLKLETARKLGATHSVNSRETDPVEAIRELTGGFGADVVIEAVGRPETYKQAFYARDLAGTVVLVGVPTPEMKLELPLLDVFGRGGALKSSWYGDCLPDRDFPMLIDLFLQNRLDLDTFVTETIALDEVEKAFERMHGGDVLRSVVVL
- a CDS encoding SpoIIE family protein phosphatase, whose protein sequence is MGEHGVATAAVDARGLVVAWSVGARRVLGYEHGEVLGRRAADLLARSLPASARSRLSEPADWHGPVHARHRDGHDVELELEAHPLLDSAGRTQWFLTATVPEPAARLRRLALDQLPVPIALFDHDGLAVSANSAMETVMGRPQQDLLGRRVGVSVDGQRRLPGFEGLDDAVRRVLRTGEPMPFEAWLRAPGEANEHAWLVSLSPLKDASGDVRGMCLAAIDSTEQFLARRRLSMLNESSNRIGSTLDVTRTAEELAEVCTDHLADFIIVDLLDSVLAGEEAAPSPDAGPLVFRRAAHRSVLEGCPEAVIPVGSRHSYDEGSPSGRALATGRALLYEVDDVTGLRWAGGSRERARSIETYGIHSIMAVPLRARGLTLGLSILSRHRTAEPFGEDDLLLAEELAAHAAVCVDNARRYTRERAIALELQRSLLPHRAPRQAAVEVASRYRPASTRAGIGGDWFDVIPLSGARVGLVVGDVVGHGVQASATMGRLRTAVRTLADVDLAPDELLTQLDDIVLRLESELTTDEAEDAESPGEIGATCLYAVYDPVARRCSMARAGHPPPALITPDGEAAFLDLPIGPPLGVGGLPFETAEFDVPEGSVFALYTDGLVQGAGRDLDDGLARLRQALRGTARPLEETCDGVLASLLTDRPVDDVALLLARTRALDADRVAVWDVPADPAFVGQARKLACDQLAAWQLEDLSFVTELVVSELVTNAIRYGGSPIQLRLIREATLICEVSDSSATAPHMRRARAFDEGGRGLLLVAQLTQRWGSRHTRTGKTIWAEQALPDEERTA